In a single window of the Anguilla rostrata isolate EN2019 chromosome 6, ASM1855537v3, whole genome shotgun sequence genome:
- the iyd gene encoding iodotyrosine deiodinase isoform X2 has translation MALFSSLTPVLVAVLCVVVVARFFKSFQKKHKETDTDAKSAVKSRPWVDEDLQDDTEINTKDEGEDWAPSEEDVPHVPYAPPRYPSDVMLQRSQEFYKLMNERRSVRFLSPEPVPREVIDYVVRTAGTAPSGAHTEPWTFVVVADAEVKHQIREIVEQEEEMNYRQRMGDKWVSDLQRLRTNWIKEYLDIAPYLILVFKQTYGLKGNGKKKTHYYNEISVSIACGILLAALKNVGLVTVTSTPLNCGPQVRLLLRRPANEKLLVLLPVGFPASDATVPNLTRKNLDDIMVFV, from the exons ATGGCGCTGTTTTCCTCTCTGACACCTGTGCTCGTGGCAGTTTTATGCGTCGTTGTCGTCGCCCGTTTTTTCAAAAGTTTTCAgaagaaacacaaggaaacagaCACCGACGCCAAGTCCGCGGTGAAATCCAGGCCGTGGGTAGACGAGGACCTCCAAGACGACACAGAAATCAACACCAAAGATGAAG GTGAAGACTGGGCGCCCAGCGAGGAGGACGTCCCCCACGTACCCTACGCCCCCCCGCGGTACCCCTCTGACGTCATGCTGCAGCGCTCGCAGGAGTTTTACAAGCTGATGAACGAGAGGAGGTCCGTCCGCTTCCTCAGCCCCGAACCGGTGCCCCGCGAGGTCATCGACTACGTCGTGCGAACCGCAG GGACGGCCCCCAGTGGGGCTCATACAGAGCCCTGGACCTTTGTGGTCGTGGCGGACGCCGAGGTCAAGCACCAGATCCGTGAGAttgtggagcaggaggaggagatgaacTACAGGCAGAGGATGGGAGACAAGTGGGTCAGTGACCTACAGAGGTTGAG GACAAACTGGATTAAGGAGTACCTGGACATCGCTCCCTACCTCATCCTGGTGTTCAAGCAGACCTACGGGCTCAAGGGCAATGGCAAAAAGAAGACACACTACTACAATGAGATCAGCGTGTCTATAGCCTGCGGAATCCTACTGGCTGCACTAAAG AACGTCGGCCTGGTGACGGTGACGTCGACGCCCCTGAACTGCGGCCCGCAGGTGAGGCTCCTCCTCCGCCGGCCGGCCAATGAGAAGCTCCTGGTGCTCCTGCCCGTTGGGTTTCCCGCCAGCGACGCCACGGTGCCCAACCTGACCCGGAAGAACCTGGATGACATCATGGTGTTCGTGTGA
- the iyd gene encoding iodotyrosine deiodinase isoform X1: MALFSSLTPVLVAVLCVVVVARFFKSFQKKHKETDTDAKSAVKSRPWVDEDLQDDTEINTKDEAEGEDWAPSEEDVPHVPYAPPRYPSDVMLQRSQEFYKLMNERRSVRFLSPEPVPREVIDYVVRTAGTAPSGAHTEPWTFVVVADAEVKHQIREIVEQEEEMNYRQRMGDKWVSDLQRLRTNWIKEYLDIAPYLILVFKQTYGLKGNGKKKTHYYNEISVSIACGILLAALKNVGLVTVTSTPLNCGPQVRLLLRRPANEKLLVLLPVGFPASDATVPNLTRKNLDDIMVFV; this comes from the exons ATGGCGCTGTTTTCCTCTCTGACACCTGTGCTCGTGGCAGTTTTATGCGTCGTTGTCGTCGCCCGTTTTTTCAAAAGTTTTCAgaagaaacacaaggaaacagaCACCGACGCCAAGTCCGCGGTGAAATCCAGGCCGTGGGTAGACGAGGACCTCCAAGACGACACAGAAATCAACACCAAAGATGAAG CGGAAGGTGAAGACTGGGCGCCCAGCGAGGAGGACGTCCCCCACGTACCCTACGCCCCCCCGCGGTACCCCTCTGACGTCATGCTGCAGCGCTCGCAGGAGTTTTACAAGCTGATGAACGAGAGGAGGTCCGTCCGCTTCCTCAGCCCCGAACCGGTGCCCCGCGAGGTCATCGACTACGTCGTGCGAACCGCAG GGACGGCCCCCAGTGGGGCTCATACAGAGCCCTGGACCTTTGTGGTCGTGGCGGACGCCGAGGTCAAGCACCAGATCCGTGAGAttgtggagcaggaggaggagatgaacTACAGGCAGAGGATGGGAGACAAGTGGGTCAGTGACCTACAGAGGTTGAG GACAAACTGGATTAAGGAGTACCTGGACATCGCTCCCTACCTCATCCTGGTGTTCAAGCAGACCTACGGGCTCAAGGGCAATGGCAAAAAGAAGACACACTACTACAATGAGATCAGCGTGTCTATAGCCTGCGGAATCCTACTGGCTGCACTAAAG AACGTCGGCCTGGTGACGGTGACGTCGACGCCCCTGAACTGCGGCCCGCAGGTGAGGCTCCTCCTCCGCCGGCCGGCCAATGAGAAGCTCCTGGTGCTCCTGCCCGTTGGGTTTCCCGCCAGCGACGCCACGGTGCCCAACCTGACCCGGAAGAACCTGGATGACATCATGGTGTTCGTGTGA